In Candidatus Binatia bacterium, one DNA window encodes the following:
- a CDS encoding alpha/beta hydrolase-fold protein, with translation MQGRSGLARLLGLAGDVAIDFVRSDALAGNPLGDPSERPVVVYRPAAYDAEGSRRYPVLYVLHGYTGDAAALVSTRPWETNVLQWADRLIERREMAPALVVLVDGFTRLGGSQYVDSVHNGGYATYTVRDVVGHVDEHYHTIRSEGGRAVLGKSSGGFGAMHLVLDHPGVFGAFASHSGDSYFQYAHPPAFATVQRALEAHAFDISAFVAGFERKPKRSSAEYTTMEMLAYAAAYSPRSAKAFDLDLPFDRASGELLPDVFARWLAFDPAERVAKHKAQLSRLRLRYLDCGRRDEYNLDIGARVVARRIRDLGLDVRHEEFDDDHRNVGYRYAVSLPALTAVLDNE, from the coding sequence ATGCAGGGGCGTTCCGGCCTAGCGCGGCTGCTCGGTCTCGCGGGCGACGTCGCGATCGATTTCGTGCGCAGCGACGCGCTCGCGGGAAATCCGCTCGGCGATCCGTCGGAGCGTCCGGTCGTCGTCTACCGGCCCGCCGCGTACGATGCGGAGGGCTCGCGCCGCTACCCGGTGCTCTACGTGCTGCACGGCTACACCGGCGACGCCGCGGCGCTGGTGTCCACCCGGCCGTGGGAGACGAACGTGCTGCAATGGGCCGATCGCCTCATCGAGCGGCGCGAGATGGCGCCGGCGTTGGTCGTGCTCGTCGACGGCTTCACGCGGCTCGGCGGCTCGCAGTACGTCGACTCGGTTCACAACGGTGGCTACGCAACGTACACGGTTCGCGACGTCGTCGGGCACGTCGACGAGCACTACCACACGATTCGCTCCGAAGGCGGCCGCGCAGTGCTCGGCAAATCGTCGGGCGGCTTCGGCGCGATGCACCTCGTGCTCGACCATCCGGGTGTCTTCGGCGCGTTCGCGTCGCACAGCGGCGACTCGTACTTTCAATACGCGCATCCGCCGGCGTTCGCGACGGTGCAGCGAGCTCTTGAGGCGCATGCGTTCGATATCTCGGCCTTCGTGGCCGGCTTCGAACGCAAGCCCAAACGCAGTTCGGCGGAGTACACGACGATGGAAATGCTCGCCTACGCCGCCGCGTACTCGCCACGTTCTGCGAAGGCGTTCGACCTCGATCTGCCCTTCGATAGAGCGAGCGGCGAGCTGCTGCCGGACGTCTTCGCCCGTTGGCTGGCCTTCGACCCGGCCGAGCGCGTAGCCAAGCACAAGGCCCAGCTGAGCCGCCTGCGCCTGCGCTACCTCGACTGCGGGCGCCGTGACGAATACAACCTCGACATCGGCGCCCGGGTCGTCGCCCGGCGCATCCGCGACCTCGGGCTGGACGTCCGCCACGAGGAATTCGACGACGACCACCGCAACGTCGGATATCGCTACGCGGTGTCGCTCCCCGCGCTCACCGCAGTTTTGGACAACGAATGA